aTATTACTTTATAtaaacgttctgttatttATAACTGTCAAATATAATATCAGATGATGAACAGTATTGTTATACGCACGCTAAACTTATATatcagtataaaaataatttttctgcatcattgtgtgaaaaatttacgccagtaaattttcacaagaTATGAGAAAAACCTACTGTCACATCATTAACAAGTCATGTACAAGAAACGAGTACAGCTTAATCTCCTTTCAAGTACATCCCAATAATTTTGATGGCATCATATATGGTAAATTTGGGAtcaaattatagaaattttaaaagtttCAATCCTTTTCTAAATAGCGATATATGGAAAAATTCTGTATTTCAGCATGAAACATAGTAATATTTtgttatgaaaatattgtaaaaactaatttttattcttgctCAGTCATAGTAATATTTGGATATAGATTCCCTTATAACTGATGTGAGTGGTTTCATGCTGTTTAATTTAACACCGATATCAAGCAAAGCACACTAAAAAAGAATGATGAGTATAAAGTGCAAATATAAGCCTATCTacgaaacaaaatgaaaatcatatgTTTACAATTGGACGTTAaatttatgagaaatttttgaagactacatacctatattatatattgttatGCAGGACCAGATTTTACTtgtaaagaataataataatagtaatagtgtTTTAAAAAGTTATCTATACACATGATGAAATTTGACATTTATGatattttatgatattatattatataaagttcaatttatatttcaaaaacaaacgTCTCATTTTTATATACAATTGTTAAGTGCGTTCCTTCACAATCTTTCGATCCGTACTTTAAtctgtttatattttatataacaaacaattgaaaaattaagtaTGTAATTCCTTATTGTTCTTTATAAAAACAGTTCCATTGCAGTGACGCGTTGCAACAATAATAAGGAAACCGTGTATAGTGATTTTTTATGTACCAGAAAAAGTGTCGCATGACAATATAATTATCAGTCTTCTCTGTTACAGTGATTGGTATCAAAAGGGCACCATCGTTTAGTTGTCACAGCATTCCACTTTGCTGTACTATTCTCTCTGGTTTcctaaaaattaaacaattagTGTCGACGAAGTCTTTATACGCGTCTTTACGTTTAGCAGATATATATAACTACCATCTCTGCTTCGAAAGTAGATATCGCGTGATTCTGGACGCGACCCAGAAGATCTTCTGGGACTTGAAACTCTGTCCCTCTGGCCAGCGGCTAGTTTCCTACATTTTCCACCGACACACACGTTATCCCTGTTACTCGTAGACCCTGTCAACACATACACGAGTATTATAAATGTAAGTATCAAAGAATATTGCGCaatgattattatcaattCTGACAGAACTGCTACAAGTTTTTCTGcgtaatgagaaaaataatcgattattgcTTTGTTCTCAAGATCATGCTACTGCGATCAGTTCTCCAATCTATTGCACCATAAGTCTCAGGCTGAGGCTTCATGCAGGGTTGGCATAAATTCGCAGCGTCACCATGATGCAGCAAAAGGatcacgccatttttgcaagACCTCTTGTCGTCTCCGTTGCAGTTTAGTAAATGCTCAGAGTGTTGCTGGGAGCAGATGTTTGTCCCCGGACTATTTCTGATTCTAGTCTTATCAGTTTTTTCCCTTCTAGGCACAGTCTTTGAACCTCTTTGGGCTGGCTGTGGGACGGCATCAAGCCTTTTGGCAGGATTTCTCGGATGGCAGGAAACAACAGTTGGCTCTCTAGAACACCAAAGACAATGGATGAGGCATGGACCAGTTACTGATCGAGTCCACTGATTCAACTAACTGAGAAATAGAACATGGTGGGATATGTGCACAAGGGGTGCAACATGGAATTGGCGGACACCGCAACACCTTGAATCCTTCAATGTTCAGCGACGAGACTCCTCTAAGCAGCGCGCACTGGACGCTGTTCTCATACTCTATCCGTTCTTCAAGGAGCCGTTCGTTTTCCTCGCGAAGTTGAGCCAACTCTTCTTCCAGCTAGAAAAGCAACAGTTAGTCATGCTCTCAATACCGCTCGACGTCATACCTCAGCTTCTCTATtagctttttctttttctccatccTCGACAAATTGGGACGCTGTATCGATTAAGGTAATGGGAGTTCTAGTTTCCAAAATATTTCCATCAACCATTGCGTTATCATTCCCAGGATTTGATTGCGCTGTTGTGGTAGTTTTTTCTTGCTCCGCCACCTGTGACGACAAGGAGTGCGTTTTTCACAATGGATTTATTAAgatcttatttttcataagATTATTACTGGATTCGCTGGCGCTTTCCCAGTTACTTCGAGTTCCTTCTCTTGTGCGGCAAGTGATGCCTCCGCTTCTGCTAACTTTTTTCGCAATACGACAAGTTCGAGCTCCTTTTCTGTTAGGTCGGACACTCCAGCGATAGAATCTTTTCTAAGTAATTCGAGATCGGCGCTAGCAGCACAGATACGATTTTCGACAACGCTTACCCAGTGTTGAACTCTCCCCATTATATCCATGAACATCAATTTTAAATCTTGTTCAAAATTCTCTCCCAAATTTGTCAGCGCCTTTCCAGCttcgtttaaatttttcattgtataGTCAATCATTTTGTCCGCCTTTTTTTGCCTGCACAGAAATAGACGTTACATTCAACTTGATGCTTTATTCTATCAATTTACCCAGGCGATCCGCTCGATTGTGGAGCACAGAAGCACATCGTTCCATTACCCACACCCATCTTGTTTGAAGAGACGTCTTTACCCCGAAAAGTACCAGCGCTCAAATACGCTGTATTGAACTCGCTGTCAATTTCGGCTCGAAGACTGTTCAAGGTACTTGCGGTGTTTGCTTGATCATCCTGGCTACTGAGGTCATTGTGAtcggtaatatttttatcttcacAAGGGATTGAACTGTTTTCTGGAACCTCGTTTAGAGATTTACGCGTACTCGAGTGTATCTGATCATCCGCTCCCTGAGTCATTCGCTTTTGAGTATTATTCGCCACCCGAATCGGCGGCTTTTTTTTAGTGGCCATAGTTTCTGTGATGATTCACTTGTGATAAGTTTAGTTGCTCTGTACCAATGAATTCTAGCACAACATTATTTGTCACAATATTAATAGCAGATACctgatattttattgttgatAAAAGCGAACGAATCGCGTTTTGGTGGTTCAGTCAGATCAgacataatattttcattgagTCAATTATCGAaagcatttttatttacttctcGGATTAAATATTAGCGTAGCGAAAATTTCGTGCGTATACATggcgaaaaataatcacaacGCATTTCCGTACATCACGGTTATACctgaaaatttcctacaagtaATTTTGCCTCATTGCATATCGTAATTGCTAAATGCTGTTTCCGtttattatttgttaattactgcttcgttgttttttcgttttagtCTGATCTCTAGTGCTTTGTTCTAAATATATTCAGGGAACTTGATTTTTAGACAGTAGAATAGTTTACTTTGCAGTCGACGTCCAAATAGAAAATGTGACTATTAATTTTTAGACTTcggatttattaaattcataaTAGTTTACACATTCTACAAACATGTCGTTAAGTTGACGCGattcattaatatttttgttttttgtataaaaactagtatattataatataaaattcttCTCTTCATGAATATCGGttctatattttcaaactaattttcattacgCATTCGAGAATGAAATAATACATACAAGTTTGCAAGTTTTCAAGCTTTATTAGATGCAAACATAAACGACCATTATTTACAGCTTGAAAGTATTGAAATTGAGGTCTCTTTACGGCCAGAAAAATCGTCTGTAGCGATGCGAGCGTGCAAGAGCACACTTGCTTGTATACTTAAATGCACATCTTTGCGTCGATTAGCAAGTTTAACAAACCTGTTACGGAATTCACAAGCGCTTAACATCAATAAACAGATACGACTCTTCGCCGACGATTTGTACCGATGAAAACTACGAGACAGCTGGTAATATTTGTTACAGAATTTGCAGTATGGTTGCTGTTCGTAATTAGAACGTGAATATGGATCCAGTGATTGGGTTGCTCTTGGCTGATTCAAAGTCGTTACAGTCTTTTGGATCCCAAGGCAGCGGTCAACCGTATCACTAGCTTATGAAGAAGAAACATAGTTTCGGTTACAGTTTGACGTGATTTAAGCCAAATTTATACTCTATTACGCAGCCTTCTTGGCCGGTGGTCTAAACACTCCGACTACTACAGCGTGATCTCTTTCGTAGGGTTCTAGTGTGATTTGTTCTTGGGGTTTTAGTTTGTCTGCAACTAATTTCTTCACTTCCGCTGCGAATACTGCCTCTGGTTGCGCTGTGGAATCGATGCAGCTTGCCTGATGTGAGGACAAGAATATGATTATTAAACTGTCAGCGATTGGAGGATCAAATAtgtaatacatattatatgtcATActggttatttattttattttgtttattttaccTTGATGGAGATAACAAAGTGGCCACCATTTTTGAGGAAATATTGCGCGTTGAGAGCAACAATTCGCGCCTGATCAGGTTGTGCAACGTCTGCGAAGATTGTATCCACCATACCAACTAACATTCTGTATTTGTGCGGGTGTCGAGCATCCTCGATTATTGGAATGATGTTGGTCCGTTTCTTTGCCACGTTTATCAGATCTCTACCGGATCTGTGCGAGAATTCTACAGCATACACGAGTCCTTCCTAAATGCAAAACAGTAAACATTGTTAATAAATCAGGGAAATATGTTATCGGAGCAAGCAGCTAAGAGAGTACGTGAATTTTAAGAATTAATATCTCAACaactaattattttattcgaatgaGGTTTGTTTCATTTAAAAGTATGTAGATAGtgctaaattaattttttttctaattagaAAGAATTATTAGAAAGCATTGTTGTTGTCAATAGTGTCAATAGTTTTGCTCGTTGAGATGTTTTACAGTATTCATATCTCAACAACTGCTTAACCAATTTACTCCAAATTTGGAGACAGTATTCTTAgataatttgttttcttttccatgatcctattttttcaagttctcACTTTTCTTTGATAATTACAAAACAAGATAGTAAATTTTAGACGAAAAATCAATCTTCAACTTCAAATATTGCCATTTTGTTGGAAGAAAAACTGCATACATGGCAAAGCGGATTAACTATCCAAGAATACTGTCTCAAGTAAATCACAAAACATGAGCAAAATGAATAACGAAAATTGACGCTATTGCCAATGACAATActatcaatttattgtaataaaaaaatatgtaattcaAGCTTGATAGACATACTTTTCAATATACCATATCCTAATGAAAGATCATTCAAAGACTATTGTACACTTGCCTGTTGTTCAATAGAAGTATTATACTTTATAGAATATCAGATAGGCAAGTTTATATTTCTATTGCATGACTTCGACACCAAGTAAGTGAATATGAACAAACTTGGCTCTAATGTATGCGTGTTGCAGGTCACggattaaaattattttcaattcattatttaccGGTCCAACGACATCTGCCACATGTGACACCGTCGTTCCAGATGCAGCTCCTAGGTACAAAACCTTGCTGCCTGGTGGCATGTGAATTTGATCAACTCCTCCAAGAATTGCAGCAGCTAATTTGGATCTGAACGGATTCCACACTCTATATTCAACTTTTTCTGAATTGTCAGCCTGAAATCAAGCATACTTTTTCATGATTCTTCATCTATTTGAAACCGAATACTGAGATACGAAACACAATTCGAAAGTAGAAAAGTTTTACTCAAGGTTCATCGAATTAATCTAAACAGTTTACAAGAACACCGCTTAAAATTGGAAGATAGAAACTCGATTATCTGCACCAACCATTTTCAATAGGAATTTGGTATCCTACAGATATTAATAATTcgtgcaatattttttcttgcatAACTTCGACACCAAGTAAGCAACTATTAACTTATCTGGCTCTAATGTATGCATTCTATTATACATCTAAAAACTTCTGCAAgagttttccaatttttctttactgtgcagttatgaaaaaaaaaccacatcAGATGTACacatttgaatttaaatctgGACAAATTCAGATCaacaatataatatttgtaCGTATTGTATTGCATTTTACTGAGGTTCTAAAACAGTTCTCACCTCAAcactaattcttttttcaccgtaAACCTCCGAACCTGGAACAAGGTTCAATGTGACTAATGCGTCTTCTTTTCCTCTGGCTATGAAGACTCCTTCGTGACGATGTGGCTCAATCACCACGGTCTTCCCGCCCTTGAAGCCACCACCCCCGCGGCCTCGGCCACCTCCTCGACCACCCCCTCGTCCTCTCGGGGTTCCGCCACCTCCTCGACCACCAAAACCTCCGCCACCTCTGCCTCGACCACCTCCTCGATCACCGAAGCCTCCTCGTCCTCCGCCACCTCCTCGTCCCCCTCGAAAACCACCGCCTCCTCGGCCACCCCGGAATCCGCCACCTCCACCGCCTCCACCGCCTGGAGAAAATCCTGGAAGTACGTGAAAGCTTAGAAAAGGTTTAAGAGTTCTTGATCACTTTTGTTCTCAGGAACTTTGCTGATAAATAACTGATTGAAGTGGGAGGGGAACGGAAgtaaagtgatgaaaaaaatgtcacaacATCAGTTGTGGAAAATTAACGTGTTTTCCAACG
This region of Neodiprion fabricii isolate iyNeoFabr1 chromosome 7, iyNeoFabr1.1, whole genome shotgun sequence genomic DNA includes:
- the LOC124186077 gene encoding rRNA 2'-O-methyltransferase fibrillarin isoform X1, encoding MGKPGFSPGGGGGGGGGFRGGRGGGGFRGGRGGGGGRGGFGDRGGGRGRGGGGFGGRGGGGTPRGRGGGRGGGRGRGGGGFKGGKTVVIEPHRHEGVFIARGKEDALVTLNLVPGSEVYGEKRISVEADNSEKVEYRVWNPFRSKLAAAILGGVDQIHMPPGSKVLYLGAASGTTVSHVADVVGPEGLVYAVEFSHRSGRDLINVAKKRTNIIPIIEDARHPHKYRMLVGMVDTIFADVAQPDQARIVALNAQYFLKNGGHFVISIKASCIDSTAQPEAVFAAEVKKLVADKLKPQEQITLEPYERDHAVVVGVFRPPAKKAA
- the LOC124186077 gene encoding rRNA 2'-O-methyltransferase fibrillarin isoform X2, with amino-acid sequence MGFSPGGGGGGGGGFRGGRGGGGFRGGRGGGGGRGGFGDRGGGRGRGGGGFGGRGGGGTPRGRGGGRGGGRGRGGGGFKGGKTVVIEPHRHEGVFIARGKEDALVTLNLVPGSEVYGEKRISVEADNSEKVEYRVWNPFRSKLAAAILGGVDQIHMPPGSKVLYLGAASGTTVSHVADVVGPEGLVYAVEFSHRSGRDLINVAKKRTNIIPIIEDARHPHKYRMLVGMVDTIFADVAQPDQARIVALNAQYFLKNGGHFVISIKASCIDSTAQPEAVFAAEVKKLVADKLKPQEQITLEPYERDHAVVVGVFRPPAKKAA